The DNA sequence TGGCCGGCGCCAGGTCATCGAGCTCGAGGACGAGACGCACAGCATCGCTCTCGAACGCGTCGCCGTGCAAGGCGAGCGCCAGAAGCCCGGCTTCCTCGTGACGGGGCTGTCGCTCAGAGCCATAGCTCTTCCACCGGCCGTCTGCCCAGTGCTGCGGGGCGGCATCGCGGCTGAGCCGGAGGAAGAGACGCGGACCGGGGCCTTCGAGCAGCGAGCGACCCTCGGCCTCGGCCGCGCGCTCTGGGTAGAGCACCCACTCGCGCGTCTCGATGTTGGTGAGCAGCACGAACCCGCTGTGCACCCGCAGATCATCGAACTCATTGCGCCGGCCCTCCACCGTGAGCGTGTCACGGGTCGAGCGCCCCGCCAGCGACTGGGCCGATCGCCCCATGAACCATGTGCTCAGATCGAAGAGAGTGAACAGGCTGCTCTGCGATTTCGTGTTCACCCGCTCAGACTCGGGCACGGGGTTCAGCACCGCGTCGCGCGCCGCCGCGTAGGCCTGTTCGAGCACGGGCGACTCCGGCGCCTCGAGGCGGCTGAGCACTGCCAGGTGGAACAAGGGCGGCAAAGGCCCCAGCGCGGGCTCGGACGCCGCGTCGCGCAGATGCCCCTCGATCTCGCGCAGCGGGGGGTCGGGCAGGCGCATGAGCAGATGGGCCAGGCGATAGCGGCAGAGACGTCGCCAGACGCTCGTCGGCGGCGCCATCGACAGCGCGCGCCGCGCGATCTCGATGGCACCGTCGGGGGTCTCGCAGACCATCTTCTTGTTCCATAAAAGCCCGAGCAGGTGCCGGACCTCATCGACCCGCGATCTCGCCATTCACGCCTCCTGTGCGCTGAATCGTGTGTGCTTCTCGAGCTCAGCATACAGCAAGGGGTGCGCCACATGATGTCGCCCGCGCGGGGGGCCTCACGAAGACGTCAGGGCAGATTGCCCTTGGCACCCGTAAGGTCAGCGCCCACGGCGGTGGCGCCATCGACGATGGTCAGCGTGAAGTCGGTGTTGCGCAGGTTCGCGTTGTCAAAGATGGCGCTGGTGCAGTCAGAGCCGACGAACTGCGATCCCTGGCAGTTGGCGCCCGTGAAGTTGCACCCGCGGAGATCCGAGCTCACCAGCTGGCAGCTCTGGAGATGCATGCCCTGGAAGGAGAGGCCGTGCGCGTCGATCGACACGAGCTGGCAGGCCGTGAAGGAAGCCGATGTGAAGCCCACGAGCCCGAAACCGACGAGGCTGAGCGAAGGCATCTGACAGGCGTCAAAGACCGCTCCCGTGAGATCGACCCCCGTGAGGTTGCACGACACGAGCTGGCAGCTCGTGAGGCGCGCGTTGCGGAACGAGACGCCCGTGAGATCGGAGCCCGCAAACGTCACGCTGGTGAAGGTCGCCCCCGTGAAGTCAATGCCCCTGAGATTCGTGTTCGACAGGTCCTTGGCCGTCAGGGTGACGCCAGGGCCGAGCCCCGCTGGCGCGGGAGACAGAGGCGGCGTTGGCGTGGGCGTGGGCGTGGGAGACGCAGTGGTCGTCGGCGACGCGGCTGGTGTGGGGGACGGCGCGGGAGGCTGCGGATGTCTCACCTGCGCACCGTTGATGCAACCCGTGAGCATCACGGTCATCACCAGAATGGGAAGAGCAGATCTGAGGAACATCGACATCCGGAACCTCGCACAAAGGTAGAGTGATCTCGGTGCACGCATCGCAACCGAGGCGAGCACCGCACTCCACATTGCCAGACGCACAGGCGCCAGACCATTCCCCAAAGGAAGAAGATCCCGACAAGGCGTCGCTCCCCGATGACGTCGTGCCGTAGGCAAGGCCGTCGACCCGCCCCGCGAAAAGGGCTGTGGAACCGAGACGCGAACCGAACTCAGGAACATGCATCTGAGGAGCGTCTCTGTTCACGTGTCGAGATCATCGAGCCACCCCCCCTCACGCCCCATGCGCGACCCTACACGCAGCGCACCGTCGCTCGCTCGGCGCTTCAAGTCTGTGTGCGGGCTGCTCGCCCTGATCGCCCTGCTGGGCGGGTGCAGCTCCGGAGGCGGCACGAGCACGTCCGCGTCTGCGCAGACCAGCGCGAGCACCCGCCTGGTCGCGCTCACCGTGACGCCCATCAACGGCACTGTGACCGTGCACACGCCCCTGCAGATGAAGGCCGCGGGAACCTTCACCGACAGCACCACGCAAGATCTGTCGAGTCTCGTCACCTGGAGCAGCTCGTCGCCCGCAGTCACGATCAGTGCCAGCGGCGTCGCCACGGGCGCGCACCAGGGAACCGCCACGGTGACCGCCACGCTGGGCGACGTGAGCGGGTCGACCGCGCTGGCCGTCGGCCCTCCCCCCGCGTTCAGCGGCAGCTGGATCGAGCGCGGTCCGAAGCCCATGTACACGGCGAACCAGCTGGCTGGCAACGTGAGCGACCGTCTCACGGCAGCGCTGCCCATGGGGCTCACCACGCGGCTCATCGGCACGGCCAGCGGCGGCGTCTGGAGAACCACCGACAGCGGCGCGACCTGGCGCAAGCTGTTCGACGTGAACACCGGCAGCACGCTGGGTGGCGGCAAGGACATCAACCTGGTGGTGCAGTCCGGCTACAACCAGGCCATCTCCGTCGACCTCTACACGTCGATCACCATCTACATCGCGGGCATTGAGATGTGCCG is a window from the Pseudomonadota bacterium genome containing:
- a CDS encoding pentapeptide repeat-containing protein, whose amino-acid sequence is MRHPQPPAPSPTPAASPTTTASPTPTPTPTPPLSPAPAGLGPGVTLTAKDLSNTNLRGIDFTGATFTSVTFAGSDLTGVSFRNARLTSCQLVSCNLTGVDLTGAVFDACQMPSLSLVGFGLVGFTSASFTACQLVSIDAHGLSFQGMHLQSCQLVSSDLRGCNFTGANCQGSQFVGSDCTSAIFDNANLRNTDFTLTIVDGATAVGADLTGAKGNLP